From the genome of Dehalococcoidia bacterium, one region includes:
- a CDS encoding pyridoxamine 5'-phosphate oxidase family protein, which produces MAKMNAREMATFLEGSHIANLVTLYPDGTPHIAPIWYEFRENMFLMFTPSNSRKLQNLAIDNRASISIASYDEPYRYVVAEGYISLDEQSFEAIGLRIATRYRGSQKGEAFVNQLRNEYKMVTLMFRPERLITYKAA; this is translated from the coding sequence ATGGCCAAAATGAATGCGCGAGAAATGGCAACGTTTCTTGAAGGATCGCATATAGCGAATTTAGTGACCCTCTATCCAGATGGTACCCCTCATATTGCGCCAATATGGTATGAGTTTCGCGAGAATATGTTCCTTATGTTCACTCCTTCAAATTCAAGAAAACTTCAAAATTTGGCGATAGATAATCGGGCTTCTATTTCAATTGCGAGTTATGACGAGCCATACCGCTATGTTGTTGCAGAGGGATATATATCTTTGGATGAGCAATCTTTTGAAGCAATCGGATTAAGGATAGCGACGAGATATCGTGGTTCTCAAAAAGGCGAGGCTTTTGTCAATCAGCTTCGGAACGAATACAAGATGGTTACACTTATGTTTAGACCCGAGCGATTAATTACATATAAAGCCGCTTGA